From Flavobacterium arcticum, the proteins below share one genomic window:
- the groL gene encoding chaperonin GroEL (60 kDa chaperone family; promotes refolding of misfolded polypeptides especially under stressful conditions; forms two stacked rings of heptamers to form a barrel-shaped 14mer; ends can be capped by GroES; misfolded proteins enter the barrel where they are refolded when GroES binds): MAKEIKFDIEARDGLKRGVDALANAVKVTLGPKGRNVIISKSFGAPTVTKDGVSVAKEIELEDTLENMGAQMVKEVASKTNDLAGDGTTTATVLAQAIVKEGLKNVAAGANPMDLKRGIDKAVEAIVKDLAKQTKEVGTSSEKIKQVASISANNDEAIGELIATAFGKVGKEGVITVEEAKGTDTYVDVVEGMQFDRGYLSAYFVTDSEKMQTELERPYILLYDKKVSSMKDLLPVLEPVAQSGRPLLIIAEDVDGEALATLVVNKLRGSLKIAAVKAPGFGDRRKALLEDIAILTGGTVIAEERGHTLENATLDMLGTCEKVTIDKDNTTIVNGAGEAEMIKNRVNQIKAQMESTTSDYDREKLQERLAKLAGGVAVLYVGAASEVEMKEKKDRVDDALHATRAAVEEGIVAGGGVALLRAKTSLTDIKVENADEATGVQIVARAIEAPLRTIVENAGLEGSVIVAKVAEGTADFGYNAKTDEYVDMLSAGIIDPKKVTRVALENAASVAGMILTTECALIDLKEDNPGGGMPMGGGMPGMM; the protein is encoded by the coding sequence ATGGCTAAAGAAATAAAATTTGATATTGAAGCACGCGATGGTTTAAAGCGTGGTGTAGATGCTCTTGCAAATGCTGTAAAAGTAACTCTTGGTCCTAAAGGGCGTAATGTTATTATAAGTAAATCTTTTGGCGCACCAACCGTAACAAAAGATGGTGTATCTGTGGCTAAAGAAATAGAACTTGAAGATACGCTCGAAAATATGGGAGCACAAATGGTTAAAGAGGTAGCCTCTAAAACCAATGACCTTGCAGGAGATGGTACTACCACCGCTACTGTATTAGCACAAGCTATAGTAAAAGAAGGACTTAAAAACGTTGCTGCTGGGGCTAACCCGATGGATTTGAAACGTGGTATAGATAAAGCTGTAGAAGCTATCGTTAAAGATCTTGCTAAACAAACAAAAGAAGTAGGTACATCTAGCGAAAAAATAAAACAAGTTGCTTCTATCTCTGCTAATAATGATGAAGCTATAGGTGAACTTATTGCTACTGCATTTGGTAAAGTAGGTAAAGAAGGTGTTATTACTGTTGAAGAAGCTAAAGGAACTGATACATATGTAGATGTTGTAGAAGGAATGCAGTTTGACAGAGGTTACCTATCAGCTTACTTTGTAACTGATTCAGAAAAAATGCAAACGGAACTTGAAAGACCATACATTTTGTTATACGACAAAAAAGTATCGTCTATGAAAGATTTACTTCCTGTATTAGAACCAGTTGCACAATCAGGAAGACCTTTATTAATAATTGCTGAAGATGTAGATGGTGAAGCACTTGCTACACTTGTAGTAAACAAACTTAGAGGTTCGCTTAAAATTGCTGCTGTTAAAGCACCAGGATTTGGCGACAGAAGAAAAGCATTACTTGAAGATATCGCTATCCTTACAGGTGGTACTGTTATTGCTGAAGAAAGAGGACATACACTAGAGAATGCTACGCTTGATATGCTAGGTACTTGTGAAAAAGTAACTATTGATAAAGATAATACTACTATAGTAAATGGTGCAGGTGAAGCGGAAATGATTAAAAACCGTGTAAACCAAATTAAAGCACAGATGGAGAGTACTACATCTGACTATGATAGAGAAAAACTACAAGAACGTCTTGCTAAACTTGCAGGTGGTGTAGCTGTACTTTATGTAGGTGCTGCATCTGAAGTAGAAATGAAAGAGAAAAAAGACAGAGTAGACGATGCTCTACACGCTACAAGAGCTGCTGTAGAAGAAGGTATTGTTGCTGGTGGTGGTGTAGCGCTTTTAAGAGCTAAAACTTCACTTACCGACATAAAAGTTGAAAATGCAGATGAAGCTACAGGTGTACAAATTGTTGCTCGTGCTATAGAGGCTCCTTTAAGAACTATTGTTGAGAATGCAGGTCTTGAAGGCTCTGTAATAGTAGCAAAAGTAGCTGAAGGAACTGCTGATTTTGGATATAATGCTAAAACTGACGAGTATGTAGACATGCTTTCGGCAGGTATTATAGATCCTAAAAAAGTAACACGTGTAGCATTAGAAAATGCTGCTTCTGTTGCCGGTATGATATTAACTACAGAGTGTGCTCTTATCGACCTAAAAGAAGATAACCCTGGTGGCGGTATGCCAATGGGTGGCGGTATGCCAGGCATGATGTAA
- a CDS encoding sigma-54 interaction domain-containing protein encodes MESIQAIKQRFEIIGNDQKLNRAIEKAIQVAPTDISVLVTGESGVGKESVPKIIHALSHRKHGKYIAVNCGAIPEGTIDSELFGHEKGAFTGATSTREGYFEVANGGTIFLDEVGELPLTTQVRLLRVLENGEFIKVGSSQVQKTNVRIVAATNVNMAEAIEKGKFREDLYYRLSTVEIMLPPLRERKDDIHLLFRKFSSDFAQKYKMPAIKLDDDAVHLLLKYRWSGNIRQLRNVAEQISVLETNRAITIGTLRGYLPEAGSNLPAIIKDKKPESDFSNEREILYKVLFDMKGDLHDLKKLTMELMQNGNSNKVQESNKHLIQRIYGSKEEHNSEFEEMARPEMVPSQPVSRAEPIIDHDDDDDDSNYLFAETVEEEETLRLDEKEVELIKKSLERNKGKRKAAADELGISERTLYRKIKQYDL; translated from the coding sequence ATGGAAAGCATACAAGCCATAAAACAACGTTTCGAAATTATAGGAAACGACCAAAAACTGAACCGCGCTATAGAAAAAGCCATACAGGTAGCCCCTACCGATATTTCGGTACTGGTTACTGGAGAAAGTGGTGTAGGTAAAGAGAGTGTACCAAAAATAATACATGCTCTTTCGCACAGAAAGCATGGTAAATATATTGCGGTAAACTGTGGTGCAATACCCGAGGGCACTATAGACAGTGAACTTTTTGGACATGAAAAAGGTGCTTTTACAGGAGCAACTTCTACCCGAGAAGGTTATTTTGAAGTAGCCAACGGTGGAACTATCTTCCTTGACGAAGTAGGAGAACTCCCCCTTACTACACAAGTACGATTATTACGTGTACTAGAAAATGGCGAATTTATAAAAGTAGGGTCGTCTCAAGTACAAAAAACTAATGTGCGTATTGTAGCAGCTACCAATGTAAACATGGCAGAAGCTATAGAAAAAGGCAAATTTAGAGAAGACCTTTACTACCGCCTTAGTACAGTAGAAATTATGCTACCACCATTACGAGAACGAAAAGACGACATCCATTTATTGTTTCGTAAATTCTCATCAGATTTTGCCCAGAAATATAAAATGCCTGCCATAAAACTAGATGATGATGCAGTACACTTGTTATTAAAATACCGCTGGAGTGGAAACATCAGACAGCTACGAAATGTTGCCGAACAAATATCTGTTTTAGAAACCAACAGAGCCATCACCATAGGAACATTGCGTGGCTACTTACCTGAAGCTGGCAGTAACTTACCTGCTATTATAAAAGACAAAAAACCTGAAAGCGATTTTAGTAACGAACGAGAGATACTATATAAGGTATTGTTTGACATGAAGGGCGATCTACACGACCTGAAAAAACTAACAATGGAACTAATGCAAAATGGCAATAGTAACAAAGTTCAGGAGTCTAATAAACATTTAATACAACGCATTTACGGTTCAAAAGAAGAGCACAATAGCGAATTTGAAGAGATGGCAAGACCAGAAATGGTGCCTTCGCAACCTGTAAGCAGAGCTGAACCTATTATAGATCATGATGATGACGATGATGACAGTAACTATCTTTTTGCCGAAACAGTTGAAGAAGAAGAAACTTTAAGACTTGACGAAAAAGAAGTAGAACTGATAAAAAAATCATTAGAGCGCAATAAAGGAAAACGTAAAGCAGCCGCAGATGAACTTGGCATATCTGAAAGAACACTTTATAGAAAAATAAAACAATATGATCTTTAA
- the miaB gene encoding tRNA (N6-isopentenyl adenosine(37)-C2)-methylthiotransferase MiaB, which produces MEKIIEESKQGESLVLEQKKENTKKLFIESYGCAMNFSDSEVVASILTNEGFNTTQNLEEADLVLVNTCSIRDKAEQTIRKRLEKYNAVKKINPKMKVGVLGCMAERLKNQFLEEEKIVDLVVGPDAYKDLPSLLQEVDEGRDAINVILSKEETYGDIAPIRLNSNGITAFVSITRGCDNMCTFCVVPFTRGRERSREPQSIIAEIEQLWKSGYKEVTLLGQNVDSYLWYGGGLKKDFVKATDMQKATAVDFAQLLAMTAQAFPKMRFRFSTSNPQDMHEDVFHVIAKHNNVCNHIHLPVQSGSTRVLKEMNRQHTREEYMALIDKIRTILPNCSISQDMITGFPTETEEDHKDTLTLMEYVKYNFGYMYAYSERPGTMAARKMEDDVPEVVKKRRLQEVVDMQQKHSLERSQEFIGQVVEVLIEKESKKSETHWSGSNSQSITVVFPKGDYKIGEFVNVKITDCTSATLKGEAIGYSDMN; this is translated from the coding sequence ATGGAAAAGATTATTGAAGAAAGTAAACAAGGAGAAAGCCTTGTTTTAGAACAGAAAAAAGAAAACACTAAAAAACTTTTTATAGAAAGTTATGGTTGTGCTATGAATTTTTCTGATAGTGAAGTTGTTGCTTCTATTTTAACCAATGAAGGCTTTAACACGACACAAAATCTTGAAGAAGCCGATCTTGTTTTGGTAAACACTTGTTCTATTCGTGATAAAGCAGAGCAAACCATTAGAAAAAGGCTCGAAAAATATAATGCTGTAAAAAAAATAAATCCTAAAATGAAAGTAGGCGTACTTGGCTGTATGGCTGAGCGTCTTAAAAATCAATTTTTAGAAGAGGAGAAAATAGTAGATCTAGTAGTAGGTCCTGATGCTTATAAAGATTTACCAAGCCTACTACAAGAAGTAGATGAGGGTCGCGATGCTATAAACGTTATCTTATCTAAAGAAGAAACGTATGGTGATATTGCCCCTATCCGACTCAATAGCAACGGAATAACAGCATTTGTATCTATTACCCGCGGATGCGATAATATGTGTACGTTTTGTGTAGTACCGTTTACTAGAGGTAGAGAGCGTAGCCGAGAACCTCAAAGCATTATAGCCGAAATAGAACAGCTTTGGAAAAGCGGCTATAAAGAAGTAACGCTACTTGGACAAAATGTAGATAGCTACCTTTGGTATGGTGGTGGTCTTAAAAAAGATTTTGTAAAAGCTACCGATATGCAAAAAGCGACAGCGGTAGATTTTGCACAATTACTTGCCATGACTGCCCAAGCATTCCCAAAAATGCGTTTTCGTTTCTCTACATCTAACCCACAAGATATGCACGAAGATGTATTTCATGTTATTGCCAAACATAATAATGTATGCAATCACATACATCTACCAGTACAAAGTGGTAGCACTAGGGTATTAAAAGAAATGAACCGTCAGCATACTCGCGAAGAGTATATGGCACTTATAGATAAAATTAGAACAATATTACCAAACTGTTCTATATCGCAAGATATGATTACTGGTTTCCCTACAGAAACAGAAGAAGACCATAAAGATACACTTACACTAATGGAGTATGTTAAATATAATTTTGGTTATATGTATGCCTATTCTGAAAGACCAGGCACAATGGCTGCTCGAAAAATGGAAGATGATGTACCTGAAGTAGTAAAAAAACGTCGTTTACAAGAAGTTGTAGATATGCAACAAAAACACAGTCTTGAAAGATCGCAAGAGTTCATAGGACAAGTTGTAGAAGTGCTTATAGAAAAAGAGTCTAAAAAATCAGAAACTCATTGGAGCGGAAGTAACTCGCAAAGTATTACAGTTGTATTCCCTAAAGGCGACTATAAGATTGGCGAATTTGTAAATGTAAAAATAACCGACTGTACCTCGGCTACTCTAAAAGGTGAAGCTATAGGGTATAGCGATATGAATTGA
- a CDS encoding LptE family protein, whose amino-acid sequence MKNLKLLAVLTLVFIVNGCSVYNFTGTGKIDADTFQVNYFQNNADIVEPGIERDFTQRLQNLIQNQTNLSLTNSGGDLVYEGEITQFRITPMTATADQLAAQNRLSITVNVRFTNRKKEEDDFEKPFSFFYDYSGDALLSGQVLNTALDEIFERITQDIFNESLAKW is encoded by the coding sequence ATGAAAAACTTAAAACTATTAGCAGTATTGACATTAGTGTTTATAGTAAACGGATGCAGCGTTTATAACTTTACTGGTACAGGTAAAATTGACGCTGATACTTTTCAGGTGAATTATTTTCAAAACAATGCTGATATTGTAGAGCCTGGTATTGAAAGAGATTTTACCCAACGCTTGCAGAACCTCATACAAAACCAAACCAACCTGAGCCTTACTAACTCTGGTGGCGACTTAGTATATGAAGGAGAAATAACACAGTTCCGTATTACTCCTATGACCGCTACTGCCGACCAACTTGCTGCACAAAATAGACTTAGTATTACCGTAAATGTAAGATTTACTAATAGAAAAAAAGAAGAAGACGATTTCGAAAAGCCATTCAGTTTTTTCTATGACTACTCTGGAGATGCATTACTTTCGGGACAAGTACTTAATACTGCTCTTGATGAAATTTTTGAAAGGATAACACAGGACATTTTTAATGAATCACTAGCTAAGTGGTAA
- a CDS encoding formimidoylglutamase: MAFEFLEPLDDTFSGYIETLPEQSLGKKALMHFSSGLPDVGEVSIAIIGVLDNRGAGNGENKSVCLNYIREQFYALYPGNWDKTIVDLGNIPAGNTVQDTYYVVKTIVEELVKNKIIPLIIGGSQDITYAMYRGYDRLEQMVNLVTIDSKFDFGKENQDISAESYLTHIIVDEPNNLFNYSNIGYQTYFNSQEEIDLIEKLYFDAYRLGDVIANATIAEPVFRDADIVSLDMQSVKSGDSGNFVNFLPNGFNGKEICTLARYAGISDKVTCFGIFNHQGTKQESLLLAQVLWYFIEGVHYRSNEYPFDTKDNYMKYIVPMDDEEVVFYKSDKTDRWWIEVPFITGVNNKLKRNTLLPCTYDDYLGACDSGFPERLWKAQRKNII; this comes from the coding sequence ATGGCTTTTGAGTTTTTAGAACCGTTAGATGATACATTTTCTGGCTATATAGAAACACTTCCAGAACAGTCGTTAGGTAAAAAAGCCCTAATGCACTTTAGCAGTGGCTTACCAGATGTTGGAGAGGTAAGTATAGCAATAATAGGTGTTTTAGACAATAGAGGAGCAGGAAATGGAGAAAATAAGTCAGTCTGTCTTAATTATATAAGAGAACAGTTTTATGCGCTTTACCCTGGTAATTGGGATAAAACAATAGTTGATTTAGGTAATATACCTGCTGGTAATACAGTGCAGGATACCTATTATGTAGTGAAAACTATTGTAGAGGAACTTGTAAAGAACAAAATAATACCACTGATAATAGGAGGATCACAGGACATAACTTACGCGATGTATCGTGGTTATGACAGGCTAGAGCAAATGGTGAATCTTGTTACTATAGATAGTAAGTTTGATTTTGGTAAAGAGAATCAAGATATATCTGCTGAGTCTTACCTTACACATATTATTGTTGATGAACCTAATAATCTGTTTAATTATAGCAATATAGGCTATCAAACCTATTTTAACTCGCAAGAAGAAATAGATTTGATAGAGAAGCTATATTTTGATGCTTATAGACTTGGAGACGTTATAGCAAACGCGACTATTGCTGAGCCAGTATTTAGGGATGCAGATATTGTAAGTCTTGATATGCAGTCAGTAAAATCAGGAGACTCAGGAAATTTTGTTAATTTTTTGCCAAATGGTTTTAATGGGAAAGAAATTTGTACTTTAGCGCGCTATGCAGGGATAAGCGATAAGGTTACGTGTTTCGGAATCTTTAATCATCAAGGTACAAAACAAGAATCTCTTTTACTGGCACAGGTACTTTGGTATTTTATCGAGGGAGTGCATTACCGCTCTAACGAATATCCTTTCGATACTAAAGATAATTATATGAAGTACATCGTTCCTATGGATGATGAGGAAGTAGTGTTTTATAAAAGTGATAAAACGGACAGATGGTGGATAGAAGTACCTTTTATAACAGGTGTTAATAATAAATTAAAAAGGAATACGTTATTACCATGTACCTACGATGATTATTTAGGTGCTTGCGATAGTGGTTTTCCTGAGCGATTATGGAAAGCGCAAAGAAAAAACATAATATAA
- the topA gene encoding type I DNA topoisomerase yields the protein MAKNLVIVESPAKAKTIEKFLGKDYQVESSYGHIADLPSKEIGVDVTNGFKPKYEVSPDKKALVKKLKGLSKSAEMVWLASDEDREGEAIAWHLAEELKLDKAKTKRIVFHEITKTAILKAIENPRDINYDLVNAQQARRVLDRLVGYELSPVLWKKVKSGLSAGRVQSVSVRLIVERERDIQNFNAEASYSITAEFANEKGKTFKAKLPKNFSSKQDAQDFLNKNVGSIYKVSDLETKPAKKSPAAPFTTSTLQQEAARKLYLPVGVTMMLAQRLYEAGLITYMRTDSVNLSNDAMNAAEAEIINSYGKEFSKPRNYATKSKGAQEAHEAIRPTDMTRHTVNIDRDQARLYDLIWKRTLASQMSDAQLERTNVKIEANNHTQLFTASGEVLKFEGFLKVYLEGSDDEDVEQEGMLPALRVSERLINNYITATERFSRPPARYTEAALVKKLEELGIGRPSTYAPTISTIISRNYVEKGSFEGKERNYMQLVLKDSTVNEQQLSENVGSDKGKLVPTDIGIIVNDFLVSHFDTILDYNFTAKVEQDFDEIASGNEDWTKMMSDFYGHFHPTVQDVEKNADRESGERILGMHPESGKPVSVRLGKFGPMAQIGDAEDENKQFASLMAEQNIGTITLDEALSLFLLPKNLGTYKDEEVEVSNGRFGPYVRFGKTFVSLPKGEDPLDVTFDRAKELIIEKEKADAPIATYKELPVQKGVGRFGPFIKWNSMFINVNKKYDFDNLSQSDIVTLIEEKIQKEIDKVIHNWEDEGIRVEKARWGRSVILKGKVKIELGKDVDAAALSLDEVKAMIEQKAPAKKTAAKKTTTKKAPAKKSTVKKK from the coding sequence ATGGCAAAGAATTTAGTGATTGTTGAGTCGCCTGCAAAGGCAAAAACCATAGAAAAATTTTTAGGGAAAGACTACCAGGTAGAGTCCAGTTATGGGCATATTGCCGATTTACCCTCTAAAGAAATAGGGGTAGATGTAACCAATGGTTTTAAACCAAAATATGAGGTGTCTCCTGATAAAAAAGCTTTGGTTAAAAAGCTTAAGGGTCTGTCTAAATCTGCCGAAATGGTTTGGTTAGCAAGTGATGAGGATCGCGAGGGGGAGGCTATTGCATGGCATCTTGCAGAAGAGTTAAAGCTTGATAAAGCAAAAACTAAACGTATTGTTTTTCATGAAATAACCAAAACGGCTATACTGAAAGCAATAGAAAACCCAAGAGATATAAATTATGACCTTGTAAATGCACAGCAAGCGCGACGTGTATTAGATAGACTTGTAGGGTACGAACTTTCGCCTGTATTATGGAAGAAGGTAAAAAGCGGACTTTCGGCGGGTAGGGTACAGTCGGTTTCTGTACGTCTTATTGTAGAGCGCGAGCGCGACATACAAAATTTTAATGCGGAAGCATCATATAGCATCACTGCTGAGTTTGCTAATGAGAAAGGGAAAACCTTTAAAGCAAAGCTACCTAAGAATTTTTCTTCAAAACAAGACGCCCAAGATTTTTTAAATAAAAATGTTGGATCTATATATAAGGTTTCAGATTTAGAAACTAAGCCGGCTAAAAAATCGCCAGCGGCACCATTTACAACATCTACACTACAACAGGAGGCTGCGCGAAAGCTATACTTGCCTGTGGGGGTAACCATGATGTTGGCACAACGCCTGTATGAAGCAGGACTTATTACTTATATGAGAACAGATAGTGTAAACTTGTCTAACGATGCAATGAATGCTGCGGAGGCTGAGATTATTAATTCATACGGTAAGGAGTTTAGTAAGCCACGTAACTATGCTACTAAGAGTAAAGGTGCTCAGGAGGCACACGAAGCGATACGTCCTACAGATATGACACGTCATACTGTGAATATAGATCGCGATCAAGCGAGGTTGTATGATTTAATCTGGAAACGTACACTAGCATCACAAATGAGTGATGCGCAGTTAGAGCGTACTAATGTAAAGATTGAAGCAAATAATCATACACAATTATTTACAGCATCTGGAGAGGTGCTTAAGTTTGAAGGTTTTCTAAAAGTATATCTTGAAGGAAGTGATGATGAAGATGTAGAGCAAGAGGGTATGTTACCAGCATTGCGAGTTAGTGAAAGATTGATAAATAATTATATAACGGCTACCGAACGCTTTAGTAGACCACCAGCCCGATATACCGAGGCAGCATTGGTGAAGAAGCTAGAAGAGCTAGGTATAGGTAGACCGTCTACTTATGCGCCTACTATATCTACTATTATTAGTAGAAATTATGTAGAGAAAGGTAGTTTTGAAGGTAAAGAGCGTAACTATATGCAGCTTGTACTGAAAGATAGTACGGTTAATGAACAGCAGCTTTCTGAAAACGTAGGTTCAGATAAAGGAAAATTAGTACCTACAGATATTGGTATTATTGTTAATGATTTCTTGGTAAGTCATTTTGATACAATTCTAGATTATAACTTTACTGCTAAAGTAGAACAGGATTTTGATGAAATAGCATCGGGTAATGAAGATTGGACAAAGATGATGAGTGATTTTTATGGTCATTTTCACCCTACAGTTCAAGATGTAGAGAAAAATGCTGATAGAGAATCAGGAGAGCGAATATTGGGTATGCATCCAGAGAGTGGTAAACCTGTAAGTGTACGACTAGGTAAATTTGGTCCTATGGCACAGATAGGTGATGCTGAAGATGAAAACAAACAGTTTGCTAGTCTTATGGCAGAGCAGAATATAGGTACGATTACCCTAGATGAGGCCTTGAGCTTGTTTTTGCTACCTAAAAACTTAGGTACATATAAAGATGAAGAGGTAGAGGTGAGTAATGGTCGTTTTGGTCCTTATGTGCGTTTTGGTAAAACATTCGTGTCGTTACCTAAAGGTGAAGACCCATTAGATGTTACTTTTGATAGGGCTAAAGAACTTATAATAGAAAAAGAAAAGGCAGACGCTCCTATTGCTACCTATAAAGAATTGCCTGTACAAAAAGGTGTAGGTCGTTTTGGTCCATTTATAAAATGGAATAGTATGTTTATAAATGTCAATAAAAAATATGACTTTGATAACCTTTCACAATCAGATATTGTAACTCTTATCGAGGAAAAAATACAGAAAGAGATTGATAAGGTAATACATAACTGGGAAGATGAAGGAATACGGGTAGAAAAAGCCCGTTGGGGTCGCTCAGTGATACTAAAAGGTAAAGTTAAGATAGAGCTCGGTAAAGATGTAGATGCTGCGGCTCTTTCGCTTGACGAGGTTAAGGCGATGATAGAGCAAAAAGCTCCAGCGAAGAAAACGGCTGCGAAGAAAACTACTACTAAAAAAGCTCCAGCTAAAAAATCAACAGTTAAAAAGAAATAA
- a CDS encoding tetratricopeptide repeat protein — protein MNTKDYISLLNKPYSLNERQTQELENILSEFPYLQSARAIHLKGLYNQDSFRYNTEVKKTAAFTADRSVLFDFITSENFQSIDKIHFEKTEKAITELPVTKSEEVKPEVNKLEEAIKRTVEEANNNSTTTATPQEKIAAPKNEGSDQVIEKLEIGKPISFTKNETHSFSEWLQLAQLKPIVREENPTETEKESGLDTKLDIIDRFIESNPKITPVKNTTSSPVSTSNNDSSNSSLMTETLARVYLEQKKYTKAIQAYEILILKYPEKSVFFANRIADIKILQQNNN, from the coding sequence TTGAACACAAAAGATTACATATCACTACTAAATAAGCCTTACTCTTTAAACGAAAGGCAAACACAGGAACTGGAAAACATCCTATCAGAGTTTCCATACCTGCAAAGTGCGCGTGCCATTCATTTAAAAGGGCTCTATAATCAAGATAGTTTTCGTTATAATACAGAGGTAAAAAAAACGGCAGCTTTTACCGCCGATCGCTCAGTGCTTTTCGACTTTATCACATCTGAAAATTTTCAAAGTATAGATAAAATACATTTTGAAAAAACAGAAAAAGCAATAACAGAGCTACCTGTAACAAAAAGCGAAGAGGTAAAGCCAGAAGTAAACAAACTAGAAGAGGCTATAAAACGCACAGTTGAAGAAGCCAATAATAATAGTACCACCACTGCAACACCTCAAGAAAAAATTGCAGCACCAAAAAATGAAGGTTCAGATCAAGTAATAGAAAAACTTGAAATCGGGAAACCAATATCGTTTACAAAAAACGAAACACATTCATTTTCAGAATGGTTACAACTCGCACAACTAAAACCCATAGTACGAGAAGAAAACCCTACAGAAACAGAAAAGGAGTCAGGACTAGATACAAAGTTAGATATAATAGACCGCTTTATTGAATCGAATCCAAAAATAACACCCGTTAAAAACACTACATCAAGCCCTGTATCTACAAGTAATAATGACAGCAGTAACAGCAGCCTGATGACCGAAACACTTGCAAGAGTTTATCTGGAACAAAAAAAATACACAAAAGCAATACAAGCTTATGAAATTTTAATTTTGAAATATCCGGAAAAAAGTGTTTTCTTTGCAAACCGTATAGCAGATATTAAAATTTTACAACAAAATAATAATTAA
- a CDS encoding co-chaperone GroES, with product MALNIKPLSDRVLIEPVAAETQTASGIFIPDTAKEKPQKGIVVAVGNGTKDHDMTVKVGDTVLYGKYAGTELKFEGKDYLIMKEEEIFAVL from the coding sequence ATGGCTTTAAACATTAAACCGCTTTCAGACCGTGTACTTATAGAACCGGTTGCTGCAGAAACACAAACTGCTTCGGGAATATTTATTCCTGATACTGCAAAAGAAAAACCACAAAAAGGTATTGTAGTGGCCGTTGGTAACGGAACCAAAGACCACGACATGACTGTAAAAGTGGGCGATACTGTGCTATACGGCAAGTATGCAGGAACTGAACTTAAATTTGAAGGTAAAGATTACCTAATAATGAAAGAAGAAGAAATTTTCGCAGTACTATAA
- a CDS encoding heavy-metal-associated domain-containing protein, translating to MKKIFLVMLVMLMGVTMQAQEKKKKNAKYEIGAKGNCEMCKKRIEKAAFGVSGVKYAAWHADHQDLHLIIDENKCNVDDVRKAIAKTGHDTDTVKAEDVDYEGLHECCQYNRG from the coding sequence ATGAAAAAAATATTTTTAGTAATGCTCGTTATGCTAATGGGGGTAACAATGCAGGCACAAGAAAAAAAGAAAAAGAATGCCAAATATGAAATAGGAGCTAAGGGCAATTGTGAGATGTGTAAAAAACGTATAGAGAAAGCTGCTTTTGGTGTTTCAGGCGTTAAATATGCTGCATGGCATGCTGACCATCAAGACCTTCATCTTATTATTGATGAGAATAAATGTAATGTAGATGATGTGCGTAAAGCTATAGCCAAAACAGGACATGATACTGACACTGTTAAAGCAGAAGATGTAGATTATGAGGGGCTACATGAGTGCTGCCAGTACAACAGAGGATAA
- the secG gene encoding preprotein translocase subunit SecG, whose amino-acid sequence MEFSIFLILITLVSFFLVVVIMVQNPKGGGLSSSFGGSQAMGGVQKTNDFLDKGTWTLATVLIALILLSTLSFSGGYAGGDSKLIDETAVPSATTPAPTSTEQGATTPAGTEEGTPQE is encoded by the coding sequence ATGGAGTTTTCAATCTTTTTAATACTAATTACATTAGTAAGCTTTTTTCTTGTTGTGGTAATCATGGTACAAAACCCTAAAGGCGGTGGTCTATCATCTAGTTTCGGTGGATCTCAAGCAATGGGTGGCGTACAAAAAACCAATGATTTCCTAGATAAAGGTACATGGACACTTGCAACAGTACTTATCGCACTTATATTGCTTTCTACACTTAGCTTTTCAGGAGGCTATGCAGGAGGTGACAGTAAACTTATAGATGAGACTGCTGTACCAAGCGCTACTACGCCTGCTCCTACAAGTACAGAACAAGGTGCTACTACACCTGCTGGCACTGAAGAGGGTACTCCACAGGAATAA